The following proteins are co-located in the Legionella busanensis genome:
- a CDS encoding LysR family transcriptional regulator, with amino-acid sequence MLSDIEVFLQVVDSNSFYKAANVLKISPASVTRKVANLEQELGVTLLNRNTRRFSLTKYGDYCYKHCQNISKILAELRTDIANKIQEPSGLINLSVSVYSGYLELLPIIARFLEIYPQITIQFVKSNIFPDLIDDSYDIYFRYKEINTRTLQSKKLIDHQMICCATPTYLKRHGIPKKPDKLKNHNCIIHQINLYEGDCWFFQQQDKDYSIPVSGNLRLNNSALVLEAVLQGVGIAFLPSYFCQKFIDGGELIEVLADFRSTPMSVWMVYPRPKFLSLKHRVFVDFILNTYHSNKVVIGKLTPKI; translated from the coding sequence GTGTTATCAGATATAGAAGTGTTTTTACAGGTCGTAGACAGCAATAGCTTTTATAAAGCAGCCAATGTATTAAAAATTTCTCCCGCCTCAGTGACGCGAAAAGTAGCGAACCTTGAACAAGAACTTGGCGTAACGTTGTTAAATCGAAATACGAGAAGATTTTCTTTGACAAAATATGGTGATTATTGCTACAAACATTGTCAGAATATTTCTAAAATTCTTGCAGAATTAAGAACTGATATTGCTAATAAAATACAAGAGCCTTCGGGTTTAATTAACCTCTCAGTTTCTGTCTATTCAGGTTACTTAGAATTGTTACCAATAATTGCTAGATTTTTGGAAATTTATCCTCAAATTACAATTCAATTTGTAAAAAGCAATATTTTTCCTGATTTAATTGATGATTCATATGATATTTATTTTCGTTATAAGGAGATAAATACACGCACTTTACAGTCAAAAAAATTAATAGATCACCAAATGATTTGTTGTGCTACACCAACTTATTTAAAACGTCATGGAATACCTAAAAAGCCTGATAAATTAAAGAATCATAATTGTATAATCCATCAAATAAATTTATATGAAGGCGATTGTTGGTTTTTTCAGCAACAAGATAAAGACTATTCTATTCCTGTCAGTGGTAATTTACGTCTCAATAACTCTGCTTTGGTGTTAGAAGCAGTGCTACAAGGGGTAGGCATTGCTTTTTTGCCAAGCTACTTCTGTCAAAAATTTATTGATGGCGGTGAGCTTATAGAAGTTTTGGCAGACTTTCGCTCCACCCCAATGTCAGTATGGATGGTATATCCCAGGCCAAAATTTTTGTCCTTGAAACATCGTGTATTTGTGGATTTTATATTAAATACTTATCATTCTAATAAAGTAGTTATAGGAAAATTGACTCCTAAAATTTAG
- a CDS encoding AEC family transporter has protein sequence MYSVILELLPFILIILSGVIIEKSQILGTEGYKVLNKFAYYLGVPALLFSSFATASITFSSYENYSIAFILSMLGLYIPIFSYVFYKTKNINLATLASLGSVFPNSGFIGIPILFILFRQEGVITAALSTLLTLIPFSLAIIILERNKYGMQKAFLQTLLRIVRNPLLYGAAAGILISYANLHLPHFILKTTHLLGEAGVPCALLGIGQMLVIFRVRNLSALIVPVVIKLILHPLIAFYLFYLFNIEPNLLTMGVVLASLPTAVMQSILAFEFETYQAESSGLVMLSTVCSFISLPIILYFMQDIATSF, from the coding sequence ATGTATTCTGTTATCTTGGAGTTACTACCTTTTATTCTTATTATTTTAAGTGGCGTAATTATAGAAAAAAGCCAAATATTAGGTACGGAAGGGTATAAAGTACTTAATAAATTTGCATATTATTTAGGGGTTCCTGCACTTTTATTTTCATCATTTGCCACAGCATCTATTACTTTTAGTAGCTATGAGAACTATTCTATTGCATTTATTTTATCGATGTTAGGCTTATATATTCCTATTTTTAGTTATGTTTTTTATAAAACTAAAAATATAAACTTAGCTACTTTAGCCAGTTTAGGTTCAGTATTCCCAAATAGTGGTTTCATTGGTATTCCTATTTTATTTATTTTGTTTCGGCAAGAAGGGGTAATTACTGCTGCCTTATCTACTCTGTTAACGTTAATACCTTTTTCTTTAGCAATTATTATTTTAGAGAGGAACAAATATGGCATGCAAAAAGCTTTTTTGCAGACGCTGCTAAGAATTGTTAGAAATCCTCTATTATATGGTGCTGCAGCAGGTATTTTAATTTCTTATGCTAATTTGCATCTACCTCATTTTATCCTAAAGACTACTCATCTACTTGGTGAAGCAGGCGTACCTTGTGCATTACTAGGTATTGGGCAGATGCTTGTTATATTTAGAGTTAGGAATTTATCTGCTCTTATTGTGCCAGTCGTCATTAAATTAATTTTGCACCCTTTAATCGCTTTTTATCTATTTTATTTGTTTAATATAGAGCCCAACCTCTTAACCATGGGCGTCGTTCTTGCTTCTCTTCCCACTGCGGTGATGCAATCTATATTAGCTTTTGAATTTGAAACTTATCAGGCTGAGAGTTCTGGGCTAGTGATGCTAAGCACAGTTTGCTCTTTCATATCACTGCCCATAATCCTTTATTTTATGCAAGATATAGCAACTTCATTTTAA
- a CDS encoding thiamine pyrophosphate-binding protein produces the protein MNIAEHICNYLALYQVRYIFGYPGAAILPLMEAIKNHPSLEWVLMRSESTAALAASAQGKLTKSLSVCASTCGPGVTNLLTGLLDAQLDHSPVLVISGLPITNKHSLGHFQSVDQLKLTDACCGFNAICENAAQVPQLLQTAVGYILRYNRPAHLAITPDLQLTKFTRQELKSARLHYQRLHRNIQLYRPPEMALDVVADTINSFKKIVIGVGARAHGAGKEIENFAEKICAPIISTFAGKGVIREDHSLYLGILGLFGAPANNLALDGIREAEVIITFGVDDLIYLLTDTDVDQTRELIQCEPNFSLLDYQFIKKRMLLGDIAEIALGLINKVNSHSTISHNINLQPSPPTKLKKETPFVSQELFFNKLNNFIDAQKTIIALDIGDSTVWATKYLKLKKRQLVLVSNRLGVMGFCLPALIAAKLTKPEAKVVGIIGDGALQMVLADLLTATQYDLNVIIIVFCNNLLQRVAAQQKDKYGVDLLNPDYRSLAKSCHITGIDIKNNNEIEEKLNEAFSISEGPILVAVYTDPTVFAPMSQWNN, from the coding sequence ATGAATATTGCAGAGCATATTTGTAATTATTTAGCACTATATCAAGTTCGCTATATTTTTGGATACCCAGGCGCTGCAATTTTACCGCTTATGGAAGCAATAAAGAATCATCCCTCACTCGAATGGGTTTTAATGCGAAGTGAGTCAACTGCTGCTTTAGCTGCTTCAGCACAAGGTAAATTAACAAAAAGCTTAAGCGTGTGTGCCTCTACTTGTGGTCCAGGCGTAACTAATTTATTAACCGGCTTACTTGATGCACAATTAGATCATTCTCCTGTCCTCGTCATTTCAGGATTACCGATTACCAATAAGCATAGCTTAGGACATTTTCAGAGTGTTGATCAGCTAAAATTAACAGATGCTTGCTGCGGTTTTAATGCTATTTGTGAGAATGCTGCTCAAGTTCCTCAATTATTACAAACTGCAGTAGGCTATATTCTTCGTTATAACCGCCCTGCTCACTTAGCTATTACGCCAGATCTACAACTTACCAAATTCACTCGACAAGAATTGAAATCTGCGCGTTTACATTACCAACGCTTACACCGCAATATACAGCTTTACCGCCCGCCCGAAATGGCTTTGGATGTCGTTGCCGACACTATAAATTCTTTTAAGAAAATAGTTATTGGCGTCGGTGCTCGGGCACATGGTGCAGGTAAAGAAATTGAAAATTTTGCTGAGAAGATTTGTGCGCCAATAATCAGTACATTTGCTGGTAAAGGTGTAATTCGGGAAGATCATTCCCTTTATCTTGGTATTCTAGGCTTATTTGGCGCACCTGCAAATAACTTAGCTTTAGATGGTATAAGAGAGGCGGAAGTTATTATTACCTTTGGCGTTGATGATCTTATCTATTTATTAACAGATACAGATGTTGATCAAACGCGTGAATTAATACAATGTGAACCTAATTTTTCCTTATTAGATTATCAATTCATAAAAAAGAGAATGTTATTGGGTGATATCGCTGAGATTGCTCTAGGCCTTATAAATAAAGTAAATTCTCATTCAACCATTAGCCATAACATAAATTTACAACCCTCGCCACCAACTAAATTAAAGAAAGAAACACCCTTTGTTTCACAAGAATTATTTTTTAATAAGCTTAACAATTTTATCGACGCTCAAAAAACAATCATAGCGCTCGATATTGGTGATTCTACTGTTTGGGCAACGAAATACTTAAAACTAAAAAAACGTCAATTAGTTTTAGTAAGTAACCGATTAGGCGTTATGGGTTTTTGCTTACCTGCCTTAATCGCTGCAAAATTGACTAAACCTGAGGCAAAAGTTGTAGGAATTATTGGAGATGGAGCATTACAAATGGTCTTAGCTGATCTACTCACTGCCACCCAATATGATTTGAACGTTATAATCATTGTTTTTTGCAATAATCTCTTACAACGAGTGGCAGCACAACAAAAAGATAAATATGGCGTAGACTTGCTTAATCCTGATTACCGTTCCTTAGCTAAGAGTTGTCATATCACGGGTATAGACATTAAGAATAACAATGAAATAGAGGAAAAATTAAATGAGGCTTTTTCTATTTCAGAAGGACCGATCTTAGTGGCAGTTTATACCGACCCAACTGTCTTTGCACCGATGAGTCAATGGAATAATTAA